One part of the Anaerolineae bacterium genome encodes these proteins:
- a CDS encoding extracellular solute-binding protein, with the protein MESRRLARRTVLSAIATSFAAAVGASVLGACGGATPAPTVGPEGEATAAAAPSGGERTEEAFTIEVLVDFSPEYLAFVDENITPLLKEMYPNATVENLPLDWNRLEEQLLTTKAGGSMPDLYRMGAAFVPLAALNGLAIVLDDRLDEWGVRDDFLKASLTTCQWEGKTWGLPQLTSPRHYCYRKDLADEAGVTIADDWDWDAYLEAAIACTVHDGTKVVRMGSSCHMDRQEWLGVLYSGGGMVVKDGKAGFNNEAGVWSLSWLKERNNTITPQGYAPLPDSPIPYLATGQWVIAYGHPGNHAVNVRRHAPDKLQFVTVPQPPMKARRVAKTNTDWIAIGVTSKHPDAAWELLKLHMSPEALIAYNQDIGYLPPRQSAFEQAEYLQEPLMQKVISNMRNYGEPQPLYPSWAKLNRVLQPMVEAAILGTKTIEQALAEAETETNTIMAEYPNWPDV; encoded by the coding sequence ATGGAAAGTCGTAGGCTCGCGCGACGTACCGTCCTTAGCGCCATCGCCACTAGTTTCGCTGCTGCCGTGGGGGCGTCTGTTCTCGGAGCCTGTGGTGGGGCCACTCCGGCGCCGACTGTAGGGCCTGAGGGCGAGGCTACCGCAGCGGCGGCCCCATCTGGAGGTGAGAGAACTGAGGAGGCCTTCACCATTGAGGTTCTAGTGGATTTCTCGCCCGAGTATCTGGCATTCGTGGATGAGAACATCACGCCGCTCCTAAAGGAGATGTACCCGAACGCCACGGTGGAGAACCTGCCACTGGACTGGAACCGCCTCGAGGAGCAACTCCTCACCACCAAGGCGGGCGGCTCCATGCCGGACCTGTACAGGATGGGTGCCGCTTTCGTGCCCTTGGCCGCGCTGAACGGTCTCGCCATTGTCTTGGATGACCGGCTGGACGAATGGGGTGTCAGAGACGACTTCCTCAAAGCTTCACTGACCACTTGCCAGTGGGAGGGCAAGACCTGGGGTCTGCCACAGTTGACCAGCCCTCGGCACTACTGCTACCGAAAGGACCTTGCAGACGAGGCAGGTGTTACCATCGCGGATGACTGGGACTGGGACGCCTACCTGGAGGCCGCCATCGCTTGTACCGTGCACGATGGCACCAAGGTGGTCCGCATGGGATCTTCGTGCCACATGGATCGGCAGGAGTGGCTCGGTGTCCTCTACTCCGGCGGTGGTATGGTGGTGAAGGATGGCAAGGCCGGATTCAACAATGAGGCTGGCGTCTGGTCGCTTAGCTGGCTCAAGGAGCGCAACAACACTATCACGCCACAAGGCTACGCCCCACTGCCGGACTCGCCCATCCCCTATCTGGCTACAGGCCAGTGGGTGATTGCCTACGGACACCCGGGCAACCACGCGGTGAACGTCAGGCGGCACGCTCCCGACAAGCTACAGTTCGTCACGGTGCCGCAGCCGCCTATGAAGGCCCGTAGAGTTGCGAAGACCAACACCGATTGGATCGCCATCGGCGTTACCTCGAAGCATCCGGACGCAGCCTGGGAGTTGCTGAAGCTCCACATGAGCCCAGAAGCGCTGATCGCCTACAACCAGGATATTGGCTACCTGCCTCCGCGCCAGTCCGCCTTTGAGCAGGCCGAGTACCTGCAGGAGCCCCTTATGCAGAAGGTGATTAGCAACATGCGGAACTACGGCGAGCCCCAGCCCCTGTATCCGTCGTGGGCGAAGCTCAACCGGGTCCTGCAGCCTATGGTAGAGGCAGCTATCCTAGGCACCAAGACCATCGAACAGGCCCTGGCCGAGGCCGAGACGGAGACCAACACCATCATGGCGGAGTACCCCAACTGGCCTGACGTGTAA
- a CDS encoding GNAT family N-acetyltransferase, giving the protein MAKVEYREYRPEDAESFLRLHDSVFPRMSPEYWADWSRGQVTAAVALRDGEVVGAVPFQFRDFLIRPGVSVPVAWEYSVCTREDVRGTGVGSRLMEVAAEFLRGRCLAMMVYREDERSRAYRFYRRTGHEDLAYLTSWVREPAPVWPSAGVRRVAYAEFLEQQERAVDLFRSAYGNQAGYPPRFCGYYEVAVQTPQYEEVPLDLSVLQVPAEGSMRGYAIVGEEKLVPALHLLEIATEGSDLSVALPLLAAYADLATERGVPAHARLGGGSPYAPVLQALGFHPRARSRGGMMILGRVLDPEGLAEAAWRPSEATRGLEVTVWTPEREVILHGASGGEGRRLMLEMKESSLARLLLGRLDLTAALEMGLVTAPGACGADLAAVVDALPWARWAYHQLDFV; this is encoded by the coding sequence ATGGCGAAGGTGGAGTACCGGGAGTACCGACCGGAGGACGCCGAGAGCTTCCTGCGCCTGCACGACAGCGTCTTCCCCCGCATGTCGCCCGAGTACTGGGCGGACTGGTCCAGGGGCCAGGTGACCGCCGCCGTGGCCCTCAGGGATGGCGAGGTGGTGGGGGCAGTGCCCTTCCAGTTTCGCGATTTCCTCATCCGTCCGGGCGTATCGGTCCCAGTGGCGTGGGAGTACTCCGTCTGCACGCGCGAGGATGTGAGGGGCACGGGGGTGGGCTCCCGCCTGATGGAAGTGGCTGCTGAGTTCCTGCGAGGACGGTGCCTGGCCATGATGGTCTACCGAGAGGACGAACGCAGTCGGGCGTACCGCTTCTACCGACGGACGGGCCACGAGGACCTGGCGTACCTGACCTCGTGGGTGCGAGAGCCAGCGCCGGTGTGGCCTTCGGCAGGGGTGAGACGGGTCGCCTATGCCGAGTTCCTGGAGCAGCAGGAAAGGGCCGTAGACCTCTTCCGCAGCGCCTACGGCAACCAGGCGGGCTACCCGCCTCGCTTCTGCGGCTACTACGAGGTAGCGGTGCAGACGCCTCAATACGAGGAGGTGCCACTGGACCTGTCGGTGTTGCAGGTCCCGGCGGAGGGGAGCATGCGGGGCTATGCCATCGTAGGCGAGGAGAAGCTGGTGCCGGCGCTGCACCTGTTGGAGATAGCGACGGAGGGCAGCGACCTCAGTGTGGCCCTGCCGCTACTGGCGGCCTACGCCGACCTGGCCACCGAGCGAGGAGTGCCCGCGCACGCGCGCCTGGGGGGCGGTAGCCCGTACGCGCCCGTGCTTCAGGCGCTCGGCTTCCATCCCCGGGCGCGCTCACGAGGGGGCATGATGATCCTGGGGCGCGTGCTCGACCCGGAGGGCCTGGCGGAGGCGGCATGGCGACCCTCCGAAGCCACGCGAGGGCTGGAGGTCACGGTCTGGACCCCCGAGCGGGAGGTGATCCTCCATGGTGCATCGGGAGGGGAGGGCCGGCGCCTGATGCTGGAGATGAAGGAGTCGAGCCTGGCGCGGCTGCTGTTGGGCCGGCTGGACCTGACGGCGGCCCTGGAGATGGGCCTGGTGACGGCGCCCGGCGCGTGCGGAGCCGACCTAGCGGCGGTAGTGGATGCGCTGCCATGGGCGCGCTGGGCGTATCACCAGCTGGACTTTGTATAG
- a CDS encoding sigma-70 family RNA polymerase sigma factor, producing the protein MPSLSLAQQGATTSEPEDARLVQAAQRDRAAFADLYDRYVARVYRYLYSRIGDVHETEDATAQVFTEALAGLDGYREQGRFAPWLFSIARRRAADHHRRRQHAPLCDALTCPSDDDPLATLVHEEDLRRLAGLLRELDEEAQELLRLRYAAGLTYGEIGRLVGRSEDAVKMAIHRLLRRLHRSWELSDGPK; encoded by the coding sequence ATGCCGAGTCTCTCACTGGCCCAACAAGGGGCCACGACCTCCGAGCCGGAGGACGCACGGCTGGTACAGGCAGCCCAGCGCGATCGGGCCGCCTTCGCCGACCTGTACGATCGTTACGTGGCCCGCGTCTACCGCTACCTCTACAGCCGCATCGGCGACGTGCACGAGACTGAGGACGCCACCGCCCAGGTTTTCACCGAGGCGCTGGCCGGGCTGGATGGCTACCGGGAGCAGGGGCGGTTCGCCCCCTGGCTATTCAGCATCGCCCGCCGGCGCGCCGCCGATCATCACCGTCGGCGGCAGCACGCTCCCCTGTGCGATGCCCTGACGTGTCCCAGCGATGACGACCCTCTGGCGACGCTGGTGCACGAGGAGGACCTGCGACGCCTGGCCGGCCTGCTGCGCGAGCTAGATGAGGAGGCGCAGGAGCTGCTGCGCCTGCGCTACGCCGCCGGACTGACCTATGGCGAGATCGGCCGGCTGGTGGGCCGCAGTGAGGATGCTGTCAAGATGGCTATTCACCGGCTGCTGCGCCGGCTGCACCGATCCTGGGAGTTGAGCGATGGTCCCAAGTGA
- a CDS encoding formate transporter FocA, whose amino-acid sequence MAENPFDALLPREIAERAEVTGEARTALDAITTLGLATLAGGFISMGAVFSTTVATGSSALPFGVARLLVGLAFCLGLILVVVAGAELFTGNNLIIMAWASGRVTTRRLLRNWGLVYAGNFFGSVITAVLVVLARYHFGGGTAVGLQALRIAEAKCSLGLVQAIALGMLCNALVCIAVWLIMGGHSTTDKILATIFPISAFVASGFEHSVANMYFIPVGLLIKSDAAFLAAAGVAASEFPHLTLTNFLFVNLLPVTIGNIIGGSVMVGLAYWSIYLRPARVRRQKGPAAVGAVPARQHSR is encoded by the coding sequence ATGGCCGAGAATCCTTTTGATGCCCTATTGCCGAGGGAGATCGCCGAGCGGGCGGAGGTAACGGGGGAGGCCCGTACTGCGCTCGATGCGATCACCACTCTGGGCCTGGCCACTCTGGCCGGTGGCTTCATCTCCATGGGTGCGGTCTTCAGCACCACCGTGGCCACCGGCAGCAGCGCTCTGCCTTTCGGTGTAGCACGTCTGCTAGTTGGTCTCGCCTTCTGTCTGGGCCTGATCTTGGTCGTGGTCGCCGGAGCCGAGCTGTTCACCGGCAACAACCTGATCATCATGGCCTGGGCTAGCGGCCGGGTCACCACGCGCAGGCTACTGCGCAACTGGGGTCTGGTCTACGCCGGGAACTTCTTCGGCTCGGTGATCACCGCTGTCCTGGTGGTCTTGGCTCGCTACCACTTTGGCGGCGGCACCGCGGTTGGGCTGCAGGCCCTGCGCATCGCCGAGGCCAAGTGCTCGCTGGGGCTGGTGCAGGCGATCGCCCTGGGCATGCTCTGCAACGCCCTGGTGTGCATCGCCGTCTGGCTGATCATGGGGGGCCATTCGACTACCGACAAGATTCTGGCCACCATCTTCCCCATCAGCGCCTTTGTCGCCAGCGGCTTCGAGCACAGCGTGGCCAACATGTACTTCATCCCTGTGGGGCTGCTGATCAAGAGCGACGCCGCCTTCCTGGCAGCGGCAGGCGTGGCGGCCTCGGAGTTCCCTCACCTCACCCTGACCAACTTTCTGTTCGTTAACCTGCTTCCAGTGACCATCGGCAACATCATCGGCGGCTCGGTGATGGTTGGCTTGGCCTACTGGTCCATCTACCTGCGCCCGGCCAGAGTGCGGCGCCAGAAAGGGCCTGCCGCGGTAGGGGCGGTGCCGGCCAGACAACACAGCCGCTGA
- a CDS encoding 4Fe-4S dicluster domain-containing protein, which produces MRQQSVVDLAALRQEPDLVDRISSRGREIHRCLQCGTCSASCPAAAAMDVTPRIMWRMVHLGMTDEVLQSKTMWLCSLCYQCQVRCPRGIPLTELITSLKELALERGLVSSRESGAFYRSFAHVMRRYGRMREFEFMARYLLAANPLKAANFAPLGLTLFRRGKVRPEVPAFGGEGRLDRLFQRVAELEAAP; this is translated from the coding sequence GTGAGACAGCAATCGGTGGTGGACTTGGCCGCCCTACGACAAGAGCCCGACCTGGTGGACCGAATCTCGTCTCGCGGACGCGAGATCCACCGCTGCCTGCAATGTGGCACCTGCAGCGCCTCCTGTCCCGCGGCGGCAGCCATGGACGTCACTCCCCGGATCATGTGGCGCATGGTGCACTTGGGCATGACGGACGAGGTGCTACAGAGCAAGACCATGTGGCTCTGTAGCCTGTGCTACCAGTGCCAGGTTCGTTGCCCCCGAGGCATTCCTCTCACGGAGCTGATCACCAGCCTCAAGGAACTGGCGCTCGAGAGAGGCCTCGTCTCCTCGCGGGAGAGCGGCGCCTTCTACCGCTCCTTCGCCCACGTCATGCGTCGCTACGGCCGCATGCGCGAGTTCGAGTTCATGGCCCGCTACCTGCTGGCAGCCAACCCCCTTAAGGCAGCCAACTTCGCTCCCCTGGGGCTCACCCTCTTCCGGCGAGGGAAGGTCCGGCCGGAGGTGCCCGCGTTTGGGGGCGAGGGGCGTCTGGACCGCCTTTTCCAACGGGTGGCGGAACTGGAGGCAGCTCCGTGA
- a CDS encoding CoB--CoM heterodisulfide reductase iron-sulfur subunit B family protein, giving the protein MRYLLYPGCSAEGSALEYLKSTLAVMRVLDVELQELDDWTCCGASVAPVMSELLGLVLPARNLALAERDGAGLDVLTICSACYTNFRRTDAAAAKPATLKKINQALEVEGLTYRGKARARHLLDVLANDIGADAIAARVRRPLTGLTVAPYYGCQTVRPYSPFDDDERPTSMNAILEALGVAVHHHARQAYCCGTSLMVTKPEVAQPMVGAILEACSPADCIVTVCPMCHMNLDSYQEAASRAVGGPFRVPVLFLPQLLGLAFGLPQAEMMFHRHVVPVAPALARLVQPEVQTA; this is encoded by the coding sequence GTGAGGTACCTTCTCTACCCCGGCTGCTCGGCCGAGGGATCGGCCCTCGAGTATCTCAAGTCCACCCTGGCCGTCATGCGGGTGTTGGATGTGGAGCTCCAGGAACTGGACGACTGGACCTGCTGCGGTGCCAGCGTGGCCCCGGTGATGAGCGAGCTCCTGGGCCTAGTGCTGCCCGCCCGCAACCTGGCTCTGGCCGAACGGGACGGCGCGGGCCTCGACGTGTTGACCATCTGTAGCGCCTGCTACACCAACTTCCGCCGCACCGATGCGGCTGCCGCCAAACCGGCGACGTTGAAGAAGATTAACCAGGCTCTGGAGGTGGAGGGACTCACCTACCGGGGCAAGGCGCGGGCCCGCCATCTGTTGGATGTGCTGGCCAACGATATCGGCGCCGATGCCATCGCCGCCCGGGTGCGCCGGCCCCTCACGGGGCTCACCGTGGCCCCCTACTACGGCTGCCAGACCGTGCGTCCCTACAGCCCCTTCGACGACGACGAACGCCCTACCTCCATGAACGCCATCCTGGAAGCACTGGGAGTGGCCGTCCACCACCATGCCCGCCAGGCGTACTGCTGCGGCACTTCCCTTATGGTGACCAAGCCGGAGGTGGCGCAGCCCATGGTGGGAGCGATTCTGGAGGCGTGCAGCCCGGCCGACTGCATCGTCACCGTTTGCCCTATGTGCCACATGAACCTAGACAGCTACCAGGAGGCAGCTTCGCGCGCGGTGGGAGGACCCTTCAGAGTGCCGGTGCTGTTTCTGCCCCAACTGTTGGGCCTGGCCTTCGGCCTGCCCCAGGCGGAGATGATGTTCCACCGACACGTGGTGCCGGTGGCCCCGGCCCTGGCCCGGCTGGTGCAGCCGGAGGTACAGACCGCGTGA
- a CDS encoding CoB--CoM heterodisulfide reductase iron-sulfur subunit A family protein has translation MEQPRIGVYVCECGVNIAATVDVPAVVAMAADLPGVVVARQHKYTCSDPGQQMIQQDIKELGLNRVVVASCSPRMHEPTFQRAVAAAGLNPYYFEMANIREHVSWVIQDKEAATEKAKRLVRAAVARVRLHAPLEAREAPVNQTALVIGGGIAGIQTALSIADSGYRVYLVEKEPSIGGRMAQLDKTIPTLDCSTUILGPKMMDAGRHRDITLLTYSQVEAVSGYVGNFTVKVRKRARSVNEELCTGCGLCQERCPRQVVDEVFEAGMGKRKAIYRPSAQAVPNIPVIDRENCLYFTRGRCRICERTCPIGAIDYEQEDQILELQVGAIVVATGLGMWDPRKLPQYSYGLSPNILTGIQFERLTSAGGPTSGKLVTAEGRVPEAVAIFHCVGSRDENAHNYCSRICCMYALKHAHQIRDKTGAQVYSFYMDIRAFGKAYDEYYTRVQEEGVVFVRGRGAEVQVLPDGKLRVRAEDTDLGRLVQVDVDMVVLATAVEAQPDAGDLAKLLGLSFTPDGFFAEAHPKLRPVETNTGGVFLAGSCQAPRDVLDTVAHAGAAAMEVVRLFNRGRVTIAPTVAQVEVSRCVGCGDCVLVCPYSAILLNAEGKAEVNPALCQGCGTCDAACPAGAITSLHFTDEEIVAQIEGLLAEPA, from the coding sequence ATGGAACAGCCGCGCATAGGAGTCTACGTGTGCGAGTGCGGCGTGAATATCGCTGCCACCGTGGACGTACCGGCGGTGGTGGCGATGGCTGCCGATCTGCCGGGGGTAGTGGTGGCCCGTCAGCACAAGTACACCTGCTCCGACCCGGGCCAGCAGATGATACAGCAGGACATCAAGGAGTTGGGGCTGAATCGGGTGGTGGTAGCTTCCTGCAGCCCCCGTATGCACGAGCCCACCTTCCAGCGGGCGGTGGCCGCTGCCGGCCTCAACCCCTACTACTTCGAGATGGCCAACATCCGGGAACACGTCTCCTGGGTCATCCAGGACAAGGAGGCCGCCACAGAGAAAGCCAAGCGGCTGGTGCGCGCCGCCGTGGCCCGGGTGAGGTTGCACGCCCCGCTCGAGGCGCGCGAGGCGCCCGTCAACCAGACCGCTCTGGTGATAGGGGGAGGCATCGCCGGCATTCAGACAGCCCTCTCCATCGCCGATTCCGGCTATCGCGTCTACCTGGTGGAGAAGGAACCGTCCATCGGCGGGCGCATGGCCCAGCTAGACAAGACCATCCCCACCCTGGACTGCAGTACCTGAATACTCGGTCCAAAGATGATGGATGCCGGTCGGCATCGAGACATCACTCTACTGACCTACAGCCAGGTGGAAGCCGTCTCCGGTTACGTAGGCAACTTCACCGTCAAGGTGCGCAAGCGGGCCCGCTCGGTGAATGAAGAGCTGTGCACCGGCTGCGGGCTGTGCCAGGAGAGGTGCCCGCGCCAGGTGGTGGACGAGGTCTTCGAGGCCGGGATGGGCAAGAGGAAGGCCATCTACCGACCCTCGGCTCAGGCCGTCCCCAACATCCCGGTGATAGACCGAGAGAACTGCCTCTACTTCACCCGAGGCCGTTGCCGAATCTGTGAGAGGACTTGCCCCATCGGGGCCATTGACTACGAGCAGGAGGACCAGATCCTCGAGCTGCAGGTGGGGGCCATCGTGGTGGCCACGGGGCTGGGCATGTGGGACCCCAGGAAGCTGCCCCAGTACTCCTATGGCCTCTCGCCCAACATCCTCACCGGCATCCAGTTCGAGCGGCTTACCAGCGCCGGAGGCCCCACCAGCGGCAAGCTGGTCACCGCCGAGGGCAGAGTGCCGGAGGCGGTCGCCATATTCCATTGCGTGGGCAGCCGTGACGAGAACGCCCACAATTACTGCTCCCGTATATGCTGCATGTACGCCCTGAAGCACGCCCATCAGATCCGCGACAAGACCGGTGCCCAGGTGTACAGCTTCTACATGGACATCCGCGCCTTCGGCAAGGCCTACGACGAGTATTACACCCGGGTGCAGGAAGAGGGGGTGGTCTTCGTCCGCGGCCGGGGCGCGGAGGTACAGGTCCTGCCCGACGGCAAGCTCCGGGTGAGAGCGGAGGACACCGACCTGGGACGGCTGGTGCAGGTGGACGTAGACATGGTGGTCCTGGCCACCGCCGTCGAAGCTCAGCCCGATGCTGGCGACCTGGCCAAGCTCCTGGGGCTGAGCTTCACCCCGGACGGCTTCTTCGCCGAAGCCCACCCCAAGCTACGTCCGGTGGAGACGAACACGGGCGGCGTGTTCCTGGCGGGGAGCTGCCAGGCACCGCGCGACGTCCTGGACACGGTGGCCCACGCCGGAGCCGCTGCCATGGAGGTGGTGCGCCTGTTCAACCGGGGACGGGTGACCATCGCCCCTACCGTGGCCCAGGTGGAGGTGTCCAGGTGCGTGGGCTGCGGCGACTGCGTGCTGGTTTGTCCGTACAGCGCCATCCTCCTGAATGCCGAGGGCAAGGCCGAGGTCAACCCGGCTCTGTGTCAGGGGTGCGGCACCTGCGACGCTGCCTGCCCCGCCGGGGCTATCACCTCGCTGCACTTCACGGACGAGGAGATCGTGGCCCAGATCGAGGGGCTACTGGCAGAGCCGGCGTGA
- a CDS encoding hydrogenase iron-sulfur subunit, with amino-acid sequence MSEMSTATKGATGPETAESTPFEPRIVAFMCNWCSYAGADNAGVARIPSPANILPIRMMCSGRVSPEMILRAFRQGADGVLVLACHIGDCHYSTGNHRTAKRMPVLRRILGYVGINPDRLELDYVSSAEATRYAQVTTAFVERIRALGPAALETQDG; translated from the coding sequence ATGAGTGAGATGTCAACCGCAACCAAAGGCGCGACTGGGCCCGAGACGGCAGAGTCTACCCCGTTCGAGCCCCGCATCGTCGCCTTCATGTGCAACTGGTGTTCCTACGCCGGGGCGGACAACGCCGGCGTCGCTCGCATACCCTCCCCCGCCAACATCCTGCCCATCCGGATGATGTGCTCCGGGAGGGTCTCCCCTGAGATGATACTGCGGGCTTTCCGGCAGGGAGCGGACGGGGTCCTGGTGCTGGCCTGTCATATCGGCGACTGCCATTACTCCACCGGCAACCACCGCACCGCCAAGCGGATGCCCGTCCTGCGCCGCATCCTGGGATACGTTGGGATCAACCCCGATCGCCTGGAGCTGGATTATGTCTCCTCGGCGGAGGCGACCCGCTACGCCCAGGTCACCACGGCGTTCGTGGAGCGCATCCGCGCCCTAGGACCGGCGGCACTGGAGACACAGGACGGGTAG